ttattagaaaaGATTTAAGTTTCAATTCGGtgattaaatttaataatatgaATATACCGATAAAGATCCCCATGTTGACATTACCTGATACTATTGGGGATTATTTGAACCCCactgatttgaatttcaaacctagtttaatcaatattttacAAGCTAAATTGGTTTCCacaaatttgaataatgaattgaCGATATATGGATTGCAAACCCCACCAATCATCATCTTGATTAATGCCATATTGACAGggaaaaaaatcattttccTAAGTTATGAACATTCATCAGGGTATATTATTGATCATATTTTATTaacattgaaaataatCACTGGCGGTGGGATTTTGAGTGGGATTCTAACTAATTATAATGTTTTCCCCATGATTGATGTGTcgaaaattaatttattagaagaatGTGAATCGTTTATTGCTGGTACAATAaatccatttttcaaacaaaatgACCGATTATGGGATTTAATGTATGATTtggataataatgaatttattttaaGTTCACAATTACCGGGTGATGacattgaatttaaaaattcaattatatcaGAAGACGCCAAATTTTTATCTAATTtacaattatcattattcaaCTATAACGATGATTTGACAACAATACAATTAATTTTCAGACGACatattaatgaaatcaTTCGAATTTTATTAAGTTCGAAAAACTTTAATAGTAATTTGGCACCAACAAGTcaagatttgattttattattagatgGAATCGGTTATTATTGGGCCAGTGatacaaataaattattagagaTTTCttgttatcaattaatttcgaaaaaattccattttttattatataatgggaaattgatttataatttattattacccaatttatctaatgaattgaatttaatgattGATTTACATTATCATTTACAAAGTTTAAATAATCCAGCATCCAATTCTAGAATTAATGAACGAGAGATTTGGTTtaatatattgaaattcttgattAGTGGGAAATCAttagaaatatttttattaataacGTATTTAATCCCCCCAAATTCATCTTCGAGTTTACAATCATCATCTGTTCATGGAGGGAATTTAActatatttgataaaaataagggtattgaattattattgttgaatttattcaatcaaGATGATCAAGTTAAATCAAATGTCATTATGATTTTACAAGAATTACAGGATAATTTCTTGTGTAGTTGGTgtcttgataaatttttgaaatcaaatttaatttatgaACTTGCGTTTTCTGATTTAATCGATGAATaaaatttggtttattaTAGTTTTGGTTTGATTCTTATTCAACTAGTATCAATACTTGTGTTTATTTTAACTATTTACAATGTATCTTATATATAGAAAGCACATAATTTAAACCCACAACGTTTCCACCTTCACCTTCTCTTTCCCAATTCTTCCTTGCCCTTGATatccaatcaattttatttatcaaGTTTATCACTTCGACTAGGGGTATAATACTTActttcttcaacttcatcaGGGAACCATCTCATTTTAACCATATTCCATAATGATAATCTATCACCTGGACGTCTTGTACTAAATGCATCACCAGAACCAacatattttgatttacgATCAGGTGAAGAATAATCTAAATTTGGATTAGTCAAAGGGAATCCTGGTCTTGAAGAAACATAaccaaattcttcatcttgaTGTCTTGATGATAATGTACTAGAATCGGATTCTAATTCATGACGATGGTTTTTTTGATAAGCAATATGTTTTTTACCAATGATGAATAATCCAATGGCTATTGATCCAAATATTCCTAATTTTCTAAGGATGGTATTACGAGATTCAGTTGATTTTGCTATATTTAACATGTTTGTCAATAGGgtattctttcttttagAATGTATAGTATAGTTTTTCACTTGGttgtaaataaattatGTAGTAATATAGTATTCTTTTGGATATATTGTAATATAACGGAGtttgaaaattaaataatgtCAGCctataattttttttttttgttccaGCTTCGTTTCGAAATTGAACCTGTTTGGTCGTGCAAAACTCTTCAAATAATGGTTATATGATTGacaataatcaaattttgcAATTACTGAGCTCATTTGATAAGAGAAGCATTTCAAAACATAAAATTAGAGTTTGATATAGGTCTAACCCAAAGATAAAGTTCTGTTgtgtataataatattctaggtgttgttgttcaacaatttatgtgtttaatatttttttgattaattttagTAAGAAATAATGTACAAAATACTgttaaaaaagaatacCAACAAAATACAAAACGATTACAAGATCAAAATACAACCACACGTATACTACTAAAAAGATACTTGCTAGGAAATCAATTACCTACTAAAGTCGGCGAAGAACATTTTGGTGTTagtatatattatatttccAAGATAAAGTCTGGGTTTGGTCTTTTTACGTGTCAGTGGGGTTGTACGAAAACAGAAATATTCTTGTAAGTACACGTTATTACCCcatacaaataataataatattattattcttaaTAGTCAGTAGCAAACTGTAATAGGTAATCGGTAGTTTgtggttggttggttggttggttagTTAGCTAGTTAATTCGTAGGGGAGAAAACTACGACGCGCATgtgagaaaagaaaaaaataaagtgGCTTAACCGAGGATCAAACAGATACAAGAGTTGGgaaagaaacaaagaatAACTAGATGGGGTTGATACTATTAAAAAATGAGCATTTATTGTCAAGAATCCCATTATCTCTAATATAGGCTAGTATATGTTGATTATCttgggaaaaaaaaaacgcGATTTGTGAAATTCAAGTGAAAGAAGGGGAACTTGTAGAAACCCataaaagaaacaaatctAAGTTTTAAcctaaattattgaattattctGTCAGAAGGTAAGGTGAATATTGGTAGTAAAGCTAAATGGATATCtccaataatgaattatttaattaacTGTATcgatatataaatataattgtaCGGCCCtagtaaattttttttttcttgatctctcattttttgttttgttttatttcgttgttaattattaatattttttattctggggaaatttttta
The sequence above is a segment of the Candida albicans SC5314 chromosome 3, complete sequence genome. Coding sequences within it:
- the MEA1 gene encoding Mea1p (Protein similar to A. nidulans MesA, which is involved in localization of actin cables; Hap43p-induced gene), encoding MPNIEYIVTAEFHIDKGPSIVHQFPNQLPGMDNLYFLPELMLPDQIHKRNEDYTLFLLHRNTTNGEFQYLFNKSTCEDNPYYLYTIVDNRKNDEFKRGASIKSLSIITKLSYFKNFKPLLLICLDLYFKNNDVKYLEELYRVINEKKFDISPGYSVSIIKKLLITSILDLPINDKIYYDESFRNKLLGIGKDDYVNDDLFIRKDLSFNSVIKFNNMNIPIKIPMLTLPDTIGDYLNPTDLNFKPSLINILQAKLVSTNLNNELTIYGLQTPPIIILINAILTGKKIIFLSYEHSSGYIIDHILLTLKIITGGGILSGILTNYNVFPMIDVSKINLLEECESFIAGTINPFFKQNDRLWDLMYDLDNNEFILSSQLPGDDIEFKNSIISEDAKFLSNLQLSLFNYNDDLTTIQLIFRRHINEIIRILLSSKNFNSNLAPTSQDLILLLDGIGYYWASDTNKLLEISCYQLISKKFHFLLYNGKLIYNLLLPNLSNELNLMIDLHYHLQSLNNPASNSRINEREIWFNILKFLISGKSLEIFLLITYLIPPNSSSSLQSSSVHGGNLTIFDKNKGIELLLLNLFNQDDQVKSNVIMILQELQDNFLCSWCLDKFLKSNLIYELAFSDLIDE
- a CDS encoding uncharacterized protein (Ortholog of C. dubliniensis CD36 : Cd36_84570, C. parapsilosis CDC317 : CPAR2_404420, Candida tenuis NRRL Y-1498 : CANTEDRAFT_115339 and Debaryomyces hansenii CBS767 : DEHA2G13618g), whose translation is MLNIAKSTESRNTILRKLGIFGSIAIGLFIIGKKHIAYQKNHRHELESDSSTLSSRHQDEEFGYVSSRPGFPLTNPNLDYSSPDRKSKYVGSGDAFSTRRPGDRLSLWNMVKMRWFPDEVEESKYYTPSRSDKLDK